Within Pelistega ratti, the genomic segment AAGATTGAGAAATGCCATCTTGTGTTAATCGTAAAGACATAAAAGTGTTATATAACCCCGTCCCTACAGATAACAACAAAATGGCAAAATAAAGTGAAGCAAAAGAAAAAATAATACGAATCATTGGTACATAACGATAAAACCAATCAAGTTATGTACCCATAACCCGATTAAACGAGATTAATTTCCTTGACCACCTGCACGGTAAACAAAGACTGAGCTAGAAGCTAAAGAAATCACTTTAGTTGTCACACTACCTAATAGAAAACGTGATAATCCACTACGCCCATGTGTTGCAATAAAGATTAAATCACAACCTTGTTTTTTAGCAGTTTCTACAATACCTTCCGCAACATTATGGTTTGATACGATAACAGAACTAGCTTTCACATCCGCCGCATCTGCACGTTCTAACACTGGTTTAAGAAAGGCTTCTGCCTCTTGTTTGGCAGCATCTTCATAATTACTCTCAGAAATCGCTGCTGCCATACCATCAAAGCCAAGTAATGCTGAAACAGGTTGTGTAACATAGATAGCAACAATTTCTGCACCGACTTGACGAGCAAAAGTAACACCCGCATTAGCCGCTAATGAAGAAATCTCTGATCCATCAACAGGAAGAAGTATTTTTTTGTACATAACAGTGCTCCTTTAAAAAAATAAAATGGGTTGTTATCATTATTATCGTCAATCATACCATACTATTCCTATTAGGTAAGCAATCTCTTACCAATTACTATTTATACAGTCTTAATATGACAATATTAGGTCTCTATCCTTATTTTTATAGGCTTTATAAATCAATAATAAGAAACACTACTTACGATAATATTTATTTTAATAACTAGTCATGCTGTGAAGGTGTCCACAGTGTTGTACCACCAGAGGCTTTTTCTAGTGCCTCTACATAGGCTTGGTGTGCGGATAACTCTTCTTCATTCGCATAAATAATAGGCAAAGCATTAACAGTTGCTGCATCTAATTGTCGCACTATATCTGCCTTTTTCTCATTATTTTCATGCATTTCTAAACTCAAACCAAACTGTTGGCGTGTCATGGCAATATAAACATCAGCCAATAACTCTGAGTCTAGTAAAGCCCCATGAAGCTCACGATGACTATTATCAATTTCAAAACGTGCACATAACGCATCTAAACTAAGACGCTTAACGCCAGGAATTAATTCCTTAGCGAGCACTAATGTATCCAGAAACTTGGGGACATATTGATGGATAGAAGGATACCCTGCAAGTGCAAATTCATGATTTAAAAAACCAATATCAAATGGGGCATTATGTGCAATCATTTCTGCCCCTTTAATATATTCAATAATCTGCTGAATCTGCTGATCAAAAGTAGGATATTGAGATAAAAAATCCGTTGTTAAACCATGCACTTTAAGTGCATCTGGCTCACTATCCCGTTGAGGATTAAAATAGAGGTGTAGATTATTGCCCGTCAATCGACGATCAATAAGCTCTACACACCCTAATTCAATAATACGATTACCGTCTTCTGTTTTAAGACCTGTTGTTTCCGTATCAAAGACAATCTGTCTCATCATAAACTACACAATACCTGATACAACGGTAGAGAAACCATTATCGACATAGATAATTTCACCCGTAATACCTGAGGCTAAATCAGACAATAAGAATGCCGCAGCATTACCAACATCTTCAATCGTAACATTGCGGCGTAATGGTGTATTCGCCTCTACTGTTTCTAGAATTTTTGAGAACCCTTTAATACCAGAAGCGGCTAATGTTTTAATAGGCCCTGCTGAAATACCATTAGCACGGATCCCTTTAGGCCCAACACTGCTTGCAACATAGCGTACACTAGACTCAAGTGATGCTTTGGCTAAACCCATGGTATTGTAGTTAGCAATCGCTCTTTCTGCCCCTAAGTAAGTAAGGGTTAATAACGAACCTTTATTTTTTTCAAGTAACGGAAGTGCAGCTTTCGCTAAGGCAGGAAAACTATAGGCAGAAATATCATGGGCAATATGGAAAGACTCTCGTGAAAACCCTTCTAAAAAATCACCTGAAATCGCTTCACGTGGTGCAAAACCAATAGAATGAACCAAACCATCTAAACCATCCCAATGTTCAGATAACATGGCAATGGCATGAGCAATACTCTCATCAGAGCTGACATCACAGGGAATAACAATATCACTACCAAAAGACTT encodes:
- a CDS encoding universal stress protein, whose protein sequence is MYKKILLPVDGSEISSLAANAGVTFARQVGAEIVAIYVTQPVSALLGFDGMAAAISESNYEDAAKQEAEAFLKPVLERADAADVKASSVIVSNHNVAEGIVETAKKQGCDLIFIATHGRSGLSRFLLGSVTTKVISLASSSVFVYRAGGQGN
- the dnaQ gene encoding DNA polymerase III subunit epsilon: MMRQIVFDTETTGLKTEDGNRIIELGCVELIDRRLTGNNLHLYFNPQRDSEPDALKVHGLTTDFLSQYPTFDQQIQQIIEYIKGAEMIAHNAPFDIGFLNHEFALAGYPSIHQYVPKFLDTLVLAKELIPGVKRLSLDALCARFEIDNSHRELHGALLDSELLADVYIAMTRQQFGLSLEMHENNEKKADIVRQLDAATVNALPIIYANEEELSAHQAYVEALEKASGGTTLWTPSQHD
- the fabI gene encoding enoyl-ACP reductase FabI produces the protein MGFLANKKIVITGLISDYSIAYGIAKACHDQGASLAFTYVSDRFKDRVTEYAKSFGSDIVIPCDVSSDESIAHAIAMLSEHWDGLDGLVHSIGFAPREAISGDFLEGFSRESFHIAHDISAYSFPALAKAALPLLEKNKGSLLTLTYLGAERAIANYNTMGLAKASLESSVRYVASSVGPKGIRANGISAGPIKTLAASGIKGFSKILETVEANTPLRRNVTIEDVGNAAAFLLSDLASGITGEIIYVDNGFSTVVSGIV